One region of Macadamia integrifolia cultivar HAES 741 chromosome 11, SCU_Mint_v3, whole genome shotgun sequence genomic DNA includes:
- the LOC122093636 gene encoding proline-rich receptor-like protein kinase PERK4, which produces MATPPVTAPSSGSTNSSSSPPSPNAPPPSPPASPPPSSSSPPPSSSSPPPSSSPPPSSSPPPPSQSSPPPATSPPPKSSPPPPPSSSTSTSPPPQQGSSSPPPSSKGSSSPPPPDNSSSTSSAPPPSSNDNNNNNNNSPPWSPPPPQSSSNPSGALSPPPPPPHKSSSHTPSHSSSSSSSNDSPSSSSSSASNKIPLIAGITAGVALLLIIMIVIIVCTRKKKRRSHDQMQYYGDPSKGHKASNDFYSSGPPPNWNNSPQLMSHGGMVPPPPGTSPGGGGGGGGGGGWPAPPPPPPMMSSSEMSSNYSGPHYPPLPPPSPSMSLGFNKSTFSYDELAAATNGFSQANLLGQGGFGYVHKGVLAGTGTVVAVKSLKSGSGQGEREFQAEVEIISRVHHRHLVSLVGYCIAGGQRMLVYEFVNNKTMEYHLHGHGRPTMDWATRLRIALGSAKGLAYLHEDCHPRIIHRDIKAANILLDDNFEAMVADFGLAKLSNDNCTHVSTRIMGTFGYLAPEYASSGKLTDKSDVFSYGVMLLELITGKRPVDTTNSYMEDSLVDWARPLLTRALEDGNYESLVDPRLGNNYNPQEMAHMITCAAASIRHSARRRPKMSQIVRALEGEGSLEVSNEGVKPGHSSAFHSSTSSDYDATSYNEDMKKFRKMALASQEMGSSEYGATSEYGLNPSSSSSSDHSREMSRRHLH; this is translated from the exons ATGGCTACGCCCCCTGTGACTGCTCCCTCATCAGGCTCTACTAATTCATCTTCAAGTCCTCCCTCGCCAAATGCACCACCTCCGTCACCACCAGCGTCGCCACCGCCTTCATCATCATCGCCACCACCTTCATCATCTTCCCcacctccatcatcttcaccaccaccatcatcttcaccaccaccaccttcacAATCATCACCTCCACCGGCGACATCTCCACCACCCAAATCAAGTCCTCCTCCCCCACCATCCTCTTCCACGTCCACATCTCCACCACCGCAGCAGGGGTCATCATCCCCACCTCCATCATCAAAAGGTTCatcctcacctccaccaccagaCAATTCTTCCTCAACATCGTCGGCGCCTCCTCCATCTTccaatgacaacaacaacaacaacaacaattctcCACCTTGGTCACCTCCACCACCCCAATCGTCATCAAATCCATCAGGGGCGTTATCTCCACCCCCGCCGCCGCCACATAAGTCATCATCACATACGCCTTCacattcatcatcatcatcatcaagcaATGATTCGCCATCCTCGTCTTCTTCCAGTGCTTCTAACAAGATCCCCCTTATAGCAGGAATCACAGCAGGGGTTGCCTTGCTACTTATTATTATGATTGTGATCATTGTGTGCACCAGGAAGAAGAAGCGAAGATCACATGATCAGATGCAATACTATGGTGACCCCAGCAAGGGACACAAAG CAAGCAATGATTTTTACAGTAGCGGGCCTCCTCCAAACTGGAACAACAGCCCACAATTGATGAGCCACGGTGGTATGGTGCCACCACCTCCGGGGACATCGCCAGGAGGAGGaggcggaggaggaggaggaggaggatggcCTGCACCACCTCCACCGCCTCCCATGATGAGCAGCAGCGAAATGAGCTCTAATTACTCAGGGCCACACTATCCTCCACTCCCACCTCCATCTCCAAGTATGTCCCTTGGATTCAATAAGAGCACATTCAGCTATGATGAACTAGCAGCAGCGACAAATGGTTTCTCTCAGGCCAACTTGTTGGGTCAAGGTGGATTTGGATACGTACACAAGGGAGTATTGGCTGGTACTGGCACGGTGGTAGCAGTGAAGAGTCTCAAGTCAGGTAGTGGACAAGGAGAGCGTGAGTTCCAGGCAGAGGTCGAGATCATCAGCCGTGTCCATCACCGTCACCTTGTGTCTCTCGTTGGTTACTGTATAGCTGGTGGGCAACGGATGTTGGTCTATGAATTTGTTAACAACAAAACAATGGAGTACCATCTTCACG GACATGGTCGTCCAACAATGGATTGGGCAACAAGGCTCCGGATTGCATTAGGATCAGCTAAAGGACTTGCATACCTTCATGAAGATT GCCACCCTCGCATCATTCATCGCGACATTAAAGCTGCTAATATTCTACTGGATGATAATTTTGAAGCCATG GTGGCAGATTTTGGACTAGCTAAGCTATCAAATGACAATTGCACTCATGTATCCACACGCATAATGGGAACGTTTGG ATATTTGGCTCCTGAGTATGCATCCAGTGGGAAGCTAACTGATAAATCTGATGTCTTCTCATACGGTGTCATGTTGCTGGAATTGATTACTGGAAAACGACCTGTGGATACTACTAACTCATACATGGAAGATAGTCTAGTAGATTGG GCTAGGCCTCTTCTAACACGTGCACTGGAAGATGGCAACTATGAAAGCTTGGTGGACCCACGTTTGGGGAACAATTACAATCCCCAAGAAATGGCTCATATGATCACGTGTGCAGCTGCAAGCATTCGCCATTCTGCAAGGAGGCGTCCAAAGATGAGCCAG ATTGTGCGTGCACTGGAAGGTGAAGGCTCATTAGAAGTTTCGAATGAGGGTGTAAAACCTGGGCATAGCTCTGCCTTTCACTCAAGTACTAGCTCAGACTATGATGCAACATCATATAATGAAGACATGAAGAAGTTTAGGAAGATGGCACTGGCAAGCCAAGAAATGGGGAGCAGTGAGTATGGGGCAACAAGTGAATATGGGCTCAATCCTTCCTCCTCCTCAAGCAGTGATCACTCAAGAGAAATGAGCCGTAGGCATTTGCATTAA